In one Rhodospirillaceae bacterium genomic region, the following are encoded:
- the clpS gene encoding ATP-dependent Clp protease adapter ClpS, whose product MTSKPKLNLSFSPIGAAVNSSDHDDGDDKGGPDIGVVIKARPKLKKPSMYKVLMLNDDYTPMEFVVHVLERVFGKTGDEATRIMLHVHQKGVGVCGVYTYEVAETKVTQTMDLARKHQHPLQCTLEKE is encoded by the coding sequence ATGACTTCAAAACCTAAACTTAATCTCTCTTTTTCTCCGATTGGTGCTGCAGTTAACAGCAGCGACCATGATGATGGGGATGACAAGGGCGGACCTGATATAGGCGTGGTGATCAAGGCACGTCCTAAGCTCAAGAAACCGTCCATGTACAAAGTTCTAATGTTGAACGATGACTACACGCCGATGGAGTTTGTTGTTCATGTATTGGAACGTGTCTTTGGTAAAACTGGCGATGAAGCGACACGTATTATGTTGCATGTGCACCAAAAAGGCGTCGGTGTTTGTGGTGTCTACACCTATGAAGTTGCTGAAACCAAAGTGACTCAGACGATGGATTTGGCACGAAAACACCAACATCCACTCCAATGCACGTTAGAAAAAGAATAA
- a CDS encoding phosphorelay protein, with protein sequence MAQEPEYIYPPNTLKSKVTVDASSVDASALEQAELAIGEMSEDYLGWVKDDLAALQGAYERALSDPASADEAKEDLHGYAHDIKGQGGSFGYPLMTAVGNQLAKFIESIPGTLTAPQLQVVKVHIDTLKLIIVQRMDGDGGKAGDRLLRALDAVIAKVQG encoded by the coding sequence ATGGCTCAAGAACCCGAGTACATCTACCCACCGAATACTCTGAAGAGCAAAGTAACAGTCGATGCTTCGTCTGTTGATGCGTCCGCCTTAGAGCAAGCCGAACTTGCGATAGGTGAAATGTCAGAGGACTACCTGGGATGGGTAAAGGACGATCTTGCGGCACTTCAAGGCGCTTATGAAAGGGCTCTATCGGACCCTGCGTCAGCGGATGAAGCCAAGGAAGATCTTCACGGATATGCGCATGATATTAAGGGACAGGGCGGTAGTTTTGGTTACCCACTAATGACGGCTGTGGGCAATCAACTGGCTAAGTTTATTGAGTCCATTCCGGGTACGTTAACAGCACCGCAATTGCAGGTCGTAAAAGTCCATATAGACACCCTTAAGCTAATCATCGTGCAGCGGATGGATGGCGACGGCGGTAAAGCTGGCGACCGATTATTACGGGCTCTTGATGCCGTAATCGCTAAGGTTCAGGGCTGA
- a CDS encoding division plane positioning ATPase MipZ, whose product MTIVIVFGNEKGGTGKSTLTFHVAVALAKLGLTVSLIDGDYDQGSLTTYLKNRKRFIETHTDAPLVSPELASLSDWQDATDAEIATQIADINTDIVVIDTPGSYSALSKKLHSCADLIVTPLNDSLIDMAVLAEVDPESGKILGPRHYAERIWQARQVRAARDGKTIDWIVLRNRLSALDAHNKRTMSDIIEELAKRVGFRVGPGFGERVIFKELFLQGLTLSDFEGQNSGFSWTLSHVAARQELRDLIDMIAEYVPAVQMISKVNAE is encoded by the coding sequence ATGACGATCGTTATTGTTTTTGGAAATGAAAAAGGGGGCACGGGTAAGTCTACTCTGACTTTTCACGTTGCTGTCGCACTCGCCAAGCTTGGGTTAACGGTCTCTCTAATAGATGGGGATTATGACCAAGGCAGTTTAACGACTTATCTTAAAAACCGTAAACGTTTTATAGAAACTCATACAGACGCGCCCCTCGTCAGCCCTGAACTTGCTAGTCTGAGCGATTGGCAAGATGCCACTGATGCAGAAATCGCAACACAGATTGCAGATATAAATACAGACATTGTCGTGATCGATACGCCCGGTTCCTATAGTGCCTTATCCAAAAAGCTACATTCCTGCGCTGATCTCATTGTTACGCCATTAAATGATAGTCTTATTGACATGGCGGTGCTGGCAGAAGTTGACCCTGAGTCAGGTAAAATTTTGGGGCCAAGACATTACGCCGAGCGCATTTGGCAGGCTCGTCAAGTGAGAGCGGCCCGTGATGGCAAAACAATTGATTGGATTGTTCTTCGAAACCGTCTAAGTGCCCTTGATGCGCACAATAAGCGCACCATGTCAGATATAATCGAAGAGCTCGCAAAACGGGTTGGTTTTCGTGTTGGACCAGGGTTTGGTGAGCGGGTCATATTTAAGGAACTGTTCTTACAAGGGTTAACTTTATCCGACTTCGAAGGACAAAATTCAGGGTTTTCCTGGACTCTCTCACATGTTGCGGCTCGGCAGGAGTTGCGGGATCTGATCGATATGATTGCCGAGTATGTTCCGGCGGTGCAGATGATATCTAAGGTAAATGCGGAGTAG
- a CDS encoding DnaJ domain-containing protein produces MLPSAILGIGILVGLILIMRWYANADPAAIKRAMKWGAIWGLGLVAVFLALTGRLVAAFGLVMGIFAFGWRLFNMYSMFQQARGMFGNLGGFGGRAKAAGQESKVESHYLRMSLDHDSGRMDGEVLDGKFQGRLLSAMPLEVLMEFRQDVASDADSRGLLDAYLDRAHIGWRRDREPDEDNAESPPSPPSGPMTRAEALKILALEPDADRKAIKAAYRSLMAKVHPDRGGSPYLAAKINEAKDLLLKE; encoded by the coding sequence ATGTTGCCCTCAGCAATACTTGGGATTGGCATACTTGTTGGCCTGATTCTTATTATGAGATGGTATGCCAATGCCGACCCGGCAGCCATTAAACGGGCTATGAAATGGGGAGCGATTTGGGGGCTGGGCCTTGTCGCCGTATTCCTTGCTTTGACAGGGCGCTTGGTTGCTGCCTTCGGTCTGGTGATGGGCATTTTTGCCTTTGGTTGGCGCCTCTTTAATATGTATTCGATGTTTCAACAGGCGCGAGGCATGTTTGGTAATCTAGGAGGGTTTGGCGGTAGGGCTAAGGCGGCCGGCCAGGAGTCTAAGGTCGAATCCCACTATTTGAGAATGTCTCTGGATCACGACAGCGGCCGCATGGATGGCGAGGTTTTGGACGGTAAATTTCAGGGCCGCCTATTGTCCGCTATGCCTCTCGAAGTCCTAATGGAATTTCGGCAGGATGTGGCATCCGACGCAGATTCTCGTGGTTTGCTAGATGCCTACCTTGATCGCGCCCACATTGGATGGCGTCGTGATCGTGAGCCGGATGAGGATAATGCTGAGTCTCCTCCATCGCCGCCGAGCGGACCAATGACGCGAGCAGAGGCCCTTAAAATTTTAGCACTGGAACCTGATGCGGATCGGAAAGCGATAAAGGCCGCTTATCGCAGCCTTATGGCGAAGGTGCATCCTGATCGAGGCGGTTCACCTTACCTAGCCGCAAAAATCAATGAAGCGAAGGACTTACTTCTGAAGGAATGA
- a CDS encoding NAD(P)/FAD-dependent oxidoreductase, producing MSESADCIVIGAGVIGLAVARAMAMAGREVIVIETADAIGTATSSRNSEVIHAGVYYPEGSLKARLCVRGRDMMYAYCASHGVIAQKTTKLIFAADDSELECLKSLQAHAGRNGVPLDWLSANDAARLEPNLKCAAALLSPETGIVDSHSFMLALQGDAEAHGALIAFNSPVIGGRIIADSDRHAIEIETGGADGMKLIGRDVINCAGLGAQQISYTMNGLDQTNIPALHYAKGSYFYLTGKAPFSRLIYPLPGTASLGLHYTLDLSGQGRFGPDIEWIDTLSYDVSPARADTFYEAVRRYWPDLPDGSLRPGYSGIRPKLQAKGEAARDFVIQTPQDTGAIGYTALYGIESPGLTSSLAIAEYVAEQLV from the coding sequence ATGAGTGAATCGGCGGACTGTATAGTAATCGGCGCAGGTGTAATCGGCTTGGCTGTTGCCCGAGCCATGGCTATGGCTGGCCGTGAAGTGATTGTTATCGAAACTGCCGATGCCATTGGAACAGCAACCAGTTCCCGCAACAGTGAAGTTATTCACGCTGGCGTTTATTATCCGGAAGGCAGCCTAAAAGCCCGATTATGTGTGCGTGGCCGAGACATGATGTATGCCTATTGTGCCAGCCACGGCGTTATCGCCCAGAAAACAACCAAACTGATATTCGCAGCAGACGACAGTGAACTTGAATGTTTAAAGTCTTTGCAAGCCCATGCTGGTCGCAACGGTGTCCCTCTAGACTGGCTGTCCGCTAATGACGCTGCCAGATTAGAGCCGAACCTTAAGTGCGCTGCGGCATTGCTATCGCCAGAAACCGGTATTGTTGACAGTCATAGCTTTATGCTGGCCTTGCAGGGTGATGCCGAAGCACATGGCGCTTTAATTGCTTTCAACAGCCCTGTTATCGGCGGGCGTATAATAGCAGACTCTGACCGCCATGCCATTGAGATCGAGACAGGCGGAGCAGATGGCATGAAATTGATAGGGCGAGATGTCATTAACTGTGCTGGCCTGGGGGCTCAACAGATCAGCTACACGATGAACGGTTTGGATCAAACCAATATTCCCGCATTGCACTATGCGAAGGGAAGCTATTTTTACCTAACCGGGAAAGCTCCTTTTTCACGGCTAATCTATCCTCTGCCGGGAACCGCCAGCCTTGGTTTACACTACACCTTAGATTTGTCCGGGCAAGGCCGTTTTGGGCCGGATATAGAATGGATAGATACGCTTTCCTACGATGTAAGTCCGGCCAGGGCTGATACCTTTTATGAGGCCGTCAGACGTTATTGGCCCGACCTCCCTGATGGTAGCTTGAGACCAGGTTACTCAGGAATTCGACCCAAATTGCAAGCGAAGGGAGAAGCCGCAAGAGATTTCGTGATTCAAACACCTCAAGACACAGGCGCTATAGGATATACGGCCCTCTATGGCATAGAATCTCCGGGGTTAACGTCTAGCCTTGCCATAGCCGAATACGTTGCGGAGCAACTGGTTTAA
- a CDS encoding UDP-glucose/GDP-mannose dehydrogenase family protein, which yields MRIAMIGTGYVGLVSGACFSEFGVDVVCVDKDVGKIEALKQGEIPIYEPGLDQLVKTNADAGRLTFTIDLKDAVKGADAVFIAVGTPSRRGDGHADLSYVYAAAEEIAQAIEGYTVIVTKSTVPVGTGREVERIVKKNRPDIDFDVASNPEFLREGSAINDFMRPDRVVIGAESDRAKEVMRQLYRVLYLIETPILFTALETSELIKYAANTFLATKITFINEIADLCEKVGADVHDVAKGIGLDGRIGKKFLHPGPGYGGSCFPKDTLALVKTAQDYKSPLRIVEAVVAINDKRKSAMAERIVQACGGSVADKTVAILGLTFKPNTDDMRDSPSLAIIPALVSAGAKIQAYDPEGMDEARKILSDINYCDDAYATMDGADVLVIVTEWNEFRSLDLERAKDLLSQPVLVDLRNIYSPADVEKAGFSYHCIGRPKKVIGAVA from the coding sequence ATGCGTATTGCGATGATTGGAACAGGCTACGTCGGATTAGTATCTGGCGCGTGTTTCTCTGAGTTTGGTGTCGATGTTGTGTGCGTCGATAAAGACGTCGGAAAAATCGAAGCTCTAAAACAAGGCGAAATACCAATTTATGAACCAGGTCTAGATCAACTCGTAAAAACTAATGCAGACGCTGGCCGCTTAACATTTACGATTGATCTCAAGGATGCAGTGAAAGGCGCGGATGCCGTGTTTATTGCTGTCGGTACACCTAGCCGTCGTGGCGATGGTCACGCTGATCTGTCTTATGTCTATGCCGCAGCTGAGGAAATTGCACAGGCGATTGAAGGCTATACAGTCATTGTAACTAAATCGACTGTGCCTGTGGGAACGGGTCGTGAGGTCGAGCGTATTGTTAAAAAAAATCGTCCTGATATTGATTTCGATGTGGCTTCCAATCCTGAGTTTTTAAGAGAGGGCTCAGCCATTAATGATTTTATGCGACCTGACCGTGTCGTAATAGGTGCAGAGTCAGATCGAGCAAAGGAGGTTATGCGCCAACTTTATCGCGTGCTTTATCTCATCGAGACCCCAATTCTTTTTACAGCACTCGAAACATCAGAGCTGATCAAGTATGCAGCTAATACCTTCTTGGCGACCAAGATAACGTTTATCAATGAGATAGCAGATTTGTGTGAAAAGGTTGGAGCCGATGTACATGACGTTGCGAAGGGCATTGGATTAGATGGTCGAATAGGCAAAAAATTTCTTCACCCAGGACCTGGCTATGGCGGATCATGCTTCCCGAAAGATACTCTGGCCCTGGTTAAAACCGCGCAAGATTACAAGTCTCCGCTTCGGATCGTAGAGGCGGTTGTTGCTATTAATGATAAGCGGAAATCAGCAATGGCTGAACGTATTGTGCAGGCATGCGGTGGCTCAGTGGCTGACAAGACTGTTGCGATTCTCGGCCTGACCTTTAAGCCTAATACGGATGACATGCGAGACAGTCCATCGCTTGCCATCATTCCAGCTCTGGTCAGTGCCGGAGCAAAGATCCAGGCGTACGATCCAGAGGGAATGGACGAAGCGAGAAAGATACTCTCTGACATCAATTATTGTGATGATGCTTATGCTACTATGGACGGTGCAGATGTCTTAGTGATTGTCACGGAATGGAACGAATTCCGGAGTCTTGATTTGGAACGCGCCAAGGACCTGTTGTCACAGCCTGTTCTTGTCGATCTCCGAAATATCTATTCGCCAGCCGATGTCGAAAAAGCAGGGTTTTCCTATCATTGTATTGGGAGACCTAAGAAAGTGATCGGTGCAGTAGCGTGA
- a CDS encoding phosphomannomutase/phosphoglucomutase: MTSAHIFHPSVLREYDIRGIVGDTLHEADAIALGQAFGTLVLEQGGRRVCVGYDGRHSSPAMEAALVNGLKSTGVNVERVGRGPSPMLYFATIEGKADAGIMVTGSHNPPTHNGFKMMLGKKPFYGEAISDLGRRAAEAVFQSGSGAVSDKPAFDRYVARVLQDFKGDKQLTVVWDPGNGAAGEVVSAAVQGLPGKHVVINGEIDGDFPSHHPDPTVPKNLEQLISKVKDEQADVGFAFDGDGDRIGIVDGRGNILWGDQILIILGEAVLAEKPGASIIADVKASQVLFDEIARMGGQPVMAKTGHSLIKAKMNELRAPLAGEMSGHIFFADHYYGFDDALYAAIRFLSILASQDETLMSRFDRIPKALNTPELRFDCPDDRKFEVVEEVRERLKQSGANVNNVDGVRVLEEGGWWLLRASNTQAVLVARCEAEAADKLTKIKSSLSAQLSKSGVTLPE; the protein is encoded by the coding sequence GTGACGTCAGCTCATATTTTTCACCCGTCGGTGTTGCGCGAGTATGATATCCGCGGAATTGTTGGCGATACGCTACACGAAGCTGATGCAATAGCGCTGGGTCAGGCTTTTGGGACACTTGTTCTTGAGCAAGGCGGCAGGCGTGTTTGCGTTGGGTATGATGGTCGGCATAGTTCACCTGCTATGGAGGCCGCCCTTGTCAATGGGCTTAAATCAACGGGCGTAAATGTCGAGCGTGTTGGTCGCGGTCCAAGTCCTATGCTTTACTTTGCGACGATTGAGGGCAAGGCGGATGCAGGGATCATGGTGACTGGCTCCCACAATCCTCCAACTCACAACGGTTTTAAAATGATGCTCGGGAAAAAGCCTTTCTACGGAGAGGCCATTTCTGACCTGGGTCGCCGGGCTGCGGAGGCGGTCTTTCAAAGCGGATCAGGTGCAGTATCAGACAAACCTGCCTTTGATCGTTATGTCGCAAGGGTGTTGCAGGACTTTAAGGGCGATAAGCAACTTACTGTCGTGTGGGATCCTGGCAATGGTGCTGCTGGGGAAGTTGTGTCCGCAGCAGTTCAAGGTTTGCCCGGCAAGCATGTTGTGATCAACGGTGAGATTGATGGGGACTTCCCCAGTCACCATCCAGATCCAACAGTTCCAAAAAACTTAGAGCAATTAATCTCCAAGGTGAAAGACGAGCAAGCCGACGTTGGCTTTGCATTTGATGGTGATGGTGACCGCATTGGTATTGTGGATGGTCGCGGCAATATCCTTTGGGGAGACCAAATTCTAATCATTTTGGGCGAGGCTGTTCTGGCAGAAAAACCAGGAGCGTCCATTATAGCTGACGTTAAAGCCAGTCAGGTCCTGTTTGATGAGATTGCTCGCATGGGTGGCCAGCCAGTAATGGCAAAGACCGGCCACTCGCTTATCAAAGCCAAGATGAATGAATTACGGGCACCGCTCGCTGGCGAAATGAGCGGCCATATCTTTTTTGCTGATCATTATTATGGTTTTGATGATGCGCTATATGCGGCGATCCGTTTCCTGTCAATATTGGCCTCTCAAGACGAAACTTTAATGTCCCGCTTTGACCGCATACCGAAAGCCCTCAACACACCTGAACTACGTTTTGATTGTCCGGATGATCGGAAGTTTGAGGTGGTTGAAGAAGTGCGAGAGCGTTTGAAACAATCCGGTGCCAACGTGAATAATGTAGATGGTGTACGCGTGTTGGAAGAGGGCGGCTGGTGGTTGCTGCGCGCATCTAATACACAAGCAGTATTGGTGGCGCGGTGTGAGGCAGAGGCCGCCGATAAACTGACAAAAATTAAAAGCTCTTTGTCCGCTCAGTTATCTAAAAGCGGAGTTACGTTACCTGAATAG
- a CDS encoding D-alanyl-D-alanine carboxypeptidase family protein, translating to MVATLMILALGSPIAEAKYASMIIDAETGRVYHEVNADTRNYPASLTKMMTLYMLFEKLEQDELNLETKMTVSANASRQPSSKMWLAAGSKITVEDAILGLVVRSANDVAVVVAEHLGKTERGFAQEMTKKAKSLGMTQTNFRNASGLPNRGQLSTARDMATLSQHLMNDFPQYYSYFSRTKFTYQGTTYRGHNRFVDRYEGADGLKTGYINASGFNLAGSAKRENKRLIGIVFGGKSAKQRDQHLAELMDKGFSEAAKYGRPPYPARKPLMMVMADGSLMPAGITIKPKTKPNLALLRAEAWGIQIGAFSISDVAQQKADEAASKVRLQFASVFGRIEPVTVSGKQLYRAQIMGLTQADTRTACSLMERAPHQCLIVAPEFAALIPPDHAG from the coding sequence TTGGTTGCAACGCTAATGATCTTAGCGTTGGGAAGCCCTATTGCTGAGGCTAAATATGCCTCAATGATCATTGATGCCGAAACAGGCCGAGTTTATCACGAGGTGAATGCAGACACCCGCAATTACCCTGCTTCACTCACAAAAATGATGACGCTCTACATGCTGTTCGAGAAACTTGAACAGGATGAGCTAAACTTAGAAACAAAAATGACCGTTTCAGCAAACGCGTCGCGTCAACCAAGTTCTAAAATGTGGCTTGCCGCAGGCAGCAAGATCACCGTTGAGGACGCAATTCTAGGATTGGTCGTGCGTTCTGCAAATGATGTTGCAGTCGTTGTTGCAGAGCATTTAGGGAAAACCGAACGCGGTTTTGCCCAGGAGATGACAAAGAAAGCAAAATCTCTTGGTATGACCCAAACCAATTTCCGGAATGCATCGGGCCTACCAAATCGCGGACAGCTCTCAACGGCTAGAGACATGGCAACTCTCTCACAGCATCTAATGAACGATTTTCCCCAATACTATAGTTATTTCTCTAGAACGAAATTCACATATCAAGGCACAACCTACCGAGGCCACAACAGATTTGTTGATCGTTACGAAGGCGCAGATGGCTTAAAAACAGGCTACATCAACGCATCAGGATTCAACCTGGCTGGGTCTGCTAAACGAGAAAACAAGAGATTGATCGGAATTGTTTTCGGTGGAAAGTCTGCAAAACAACGTGATCAGCATCTGGCAGAACTCATGGATAAGGGGTTCAGCGAGGCCGCTAAGTATGGACGTCCCCCCTACCCCGCCAGAAAACCTTTAATGATGGTTATGGCTGACGGTTCTCTTATGCCGGCCGGCATTACGATAAAACCAAAAACTAAACCCAACCTTGCCTTGTTAAGAGCTGAGGCTTGGGGAATCCAAATAGGAGCCTTCTCAATTAGCGATGTTGCGCAACAAAAAGCTGATGAAGCTGCGTCGAAAGTTAGACTCCAATTTGCTTCAGTGTTTGGCAGAATTGAACCGGTAACAGTTAGCGGTAAGCAACTGTACCGCGCCCAAATCATGGGGCTAACCCAGGCAGACACAAGAACCGCTTGCTCTTTAATGGAACGTGCACCTCACCAATGCCTCATCGTTGCGCCGGAGTTTGCAGCTCTTATTCCACCAGATCACGCCGGCTAG
- a CDS encoding VWA domain-containing protein, which produces MSAKSLRPAGVSRDVSAFLDAAEVTAVSNREASGRLIFSMDATASRGATWEMAIGIQSDMFAEAASLGGLEVQLVFYRGLMECRSSQWTRDPKVLGRLMGKVGVLAGRTQIERILKHALKEAEMKTVNALVFIGDTIEENIDLLADAAGKLGLRGVPVFMFHEGGGEPAASAFKHIAKISGGAYCLFDASSPGALRALLNAVATFAAGGARALEDYGRKQGGDILSITDQMTRR; this is translated from the coding sequence ATGAGTGCAAAATCTCTCAGACCAGCAGGTGTCAGTCGCGATGTTTCTGCTTTTCTTGATGCTGCAGAGGTCACCGCTGTTAGCAATCGTGAGGCGTCTGGGCGCCTTATTTTTTCTATGGATGCTACCGCGAGCCGGGGGGCAACCTGGGAGATGGCAATCGGCATACAGAGCGATATGTTTGCTGAGGCCGCATCTTTGGGCGGCCTGGAGGTTCAACTTGTGTTCTACCGTGGATTGATGGAATGCCGGTCAAGCCAGTGGACGAGAGATCCGAAAGTACTCGGTCGATTAATGGGAAAAGTTGGAGTATTGGCCGGTCGCACCCAAATTGAGCGTATACTAAAACACGCCTTGAAAGAGGCTGAGATGAAAACTGTAAACGCTCTCGTTTTCATTGGTGACACCATCGAGGAAAACATAGATCTATTGGCAGATGCTGCGGGTAAACTTGGACTACGCGGCGTTCCAGTGTTTATGTTCCATGAAGGTGGGGGAGAACCTGCTGCCTCAGCGTTTAAACACATCGCCAAAATCTCCGGCGGTGCGTATTGCCTGTTCGATGCATCTAGCCCTGGGGCTCTGCGAGCCCTATTGAATGCGGTCGCTACATTTGCTGCTGGCGGTGCACGGGCCTTGGAAGACTATGGCCGCAAACAAGGTGGCGACATATTAAGTATCACTGACCAGATGACTCGGCGGTAG
- a CDS encoding UTP--glucose-1-phosphate uridylyltransferase yields the protein MAGRVRTAVFPVAGLGTRFLPATKVIAKEMLPVVDKPLIQYAVEEAAASGIENFVFVTGRGKSVLVDHFDHAPELESLLNSRGKSEALDSVLSFMPEPGKIFSVRQQVPLGLGHAVWCARAMIGDEPFAVLLPDELLMSDPPCLNQLIEAHADLGGNLIAVTEVPEAHTNRYGILDVETDDGRIAKARGMVEKPDPKVAPSRLANIGRYVLDPKVFDFLDKQVAGAGGEIQLTDAIDATTGTVPFHGVRFNGERFDCGDKVGFLAANLAFALKRPDLADRVRAMVGPLLK from the coding sequence ATGGCAGGACGCGTGCGCACGGCGGTCTTTCCGGTTGCGGGACTTGGTACGCGGTTTTTACCCGCGACCAAAGTCATCGCCAAAGAGATGCTCCCCGTTGTTGACAAGCCACTCATACAGTACGCGGTCGAAGAAGCTGCCGCCTCAGGCATTGAGAATTTTGTATTTGTGACAGGACGGGGCAAATCGGTTTTGGTTGACCATTTTGATCATGCACCAGAACTGGAAAGCTTGCTTAATAGTCGAGGAAAGAGTGAAGCCTTAGACTCTGTTTTGTCATTTATGCCGGAGCCCGGCAAAATTTTTTCCGTTCGCCAGCAAGTTCCATTAGGTCTCGGCCACGCCGTATGGTGCGCACGCGCAATGATAGGTGACGAGCCGTTTGCCGTGCTGTTGCCTGACGAATTGCTGATGTCCGATCCGCCATGCCTCAATCAACTTATAGAAGCTCATGCTGATCTAGGTGGAAACCTGATTGCTGTGACAGAGGTGCCGGAGGCACATACCAACCGGTATGGTATTTTAGATGTTGAAACTGATGATGGGCGCATTGCTAAGGCGCGTGGCATGGTTGAGAAACCAGATCCCAAGGTTGCCCCGTCCCGCTTGGCAAATATCGGTCGTTACGTCCTTGATCCTAAGGTGTTTGATTTCTTAGACAAACAGGTGGCGGGTGCTGGCGGAGAAATCCAATTAACCGATGCGATTGATGCAACAACAGGTACTGTTCCATTTCATGGCGTACGCTTCAATGGCGAGCGCTTTGATTGCGGCGACAAGGTTGGTTTTTTGGCGGCAAACCTCGCTTTTGCTTTAAAGCGCCCAGATTTGGCGGACCGAGTTAGAGCAATGGTTGGTCCACTTCTAAAATAA